The Halococcus hamelinensis 100A6 genome has a window encoding:
- a CDS encoding 2Fe-2S iron-sulfur cluster binding domain-containing protein yields MDERIPVTVVTQDDETTIEVGRGDNLRDALLEHGFPVYGTISTHANCGGRGLCATCTVEVDPGPEPTHWHDVAAVRFGYPRLSCCIEVEHPLTVRLLDKYVWGQVLPRRLDVP; encoded by the coding sequence ATGGACGAGCGAATCCCCGTAACGGTCGTCACCCAGGACGACGAGACGACCATCGAGGTCGGACGTGGCGACAACCTTCGGGATGCGTTGTTGGAACATGGATTCCCCGTCTACGGAACGATCTCGACCCACGCCAACTGTGGCGGACGAGGTCTGTGCGCGACCTGTACCGTCGAGGTTGATCCGGGTCCGGAGCCGACCCACTGGCACGATGTTGCAGCCGTTCGGTTCGGCTATCCCCGCCTCTCGTGCTGTATCGAGGTCGAGCACCCGCTCACGGTCCGGCTTCTCGATAAGTACGTCTGGGGACAGGTGCTTCCTCGTCGCCTGGACGTTCCGTAG
- a CDS encoding DUF7503 family protein translates to MSDTNELRTYLQNHPKTLAALFGLMTLLSQVGSAAAAHSSAYAGP, encoded by the coding sequence ATGTCCGATACCAACGAACTCCGGACGTACCTACAGAACCACCCGAAAACCCTCGCCGCGCTGTTCGGCCTGATGACCCTCCTGTCACAGGTGGGCAGCGCAGCAGCGGCTCACTCTAGTGCCTACGCTGGCCCGTAA
- a CDS encoding radical SAM protein: MTDPTTLDVTLVDGYVDEPAHFGVPPYVSTYPRFTAGALVDAGVPEERITYHTIDELRDEKKNWRDVADADLTVYLGGMTVPGKYVGGTPAEPDEVKEVAWVAEGTTLLGGPVRFGVGEENAGGQEMERKDLDFEFVAKGDVEAAAHDLVESGLEGFGDRMRDVEEVTRWAREGAFVVESHPNHPDYLICEIETSRGCAYRCSFCTEPLYGNPSFRPPESIVAEVEALYEAGVRHFRLGRQADLLAYGGDGEAPNPEALRDLYGGIREVAPDLDTLHLDNINPITIVGWPEASREGLEIIAEHNTPGDTAAFGLESADPVVQEQNDLNVTADECFRAVEIVNESAGWRPDEDRLPKLLPGINLLHGLAGEREETYELNKQFLHRVYDAGLSLRRVNIRQVMAFAGTKMNETGTAIADDHKKLFKRYKREVREEIDNPMLQRVAPVGTLLPDVHLEYHQDGTTFGRQLGTYPLLVGIPGEQPLGETVDIAVTDHGYRSVSGVPAPLDLNAASMNELAALPGLGKRRAGTLVVNRPYGSPDEASDTLGVDLPSFATARTPEGAD, encoded by the coding sequence ATGACCGACCCCACAACCCTCGACGTGACCCTCGTGGACGGCTACGTCGACGAGCCCGCCCACTTCGGGGTCCCACCGTACGTCTCGACCTACCCGCGGTTCACCGCCGGCGCGTTGGTGGACGCCGGCGTTCCCGAAGAGCGGATCACCTACCACACCATCGACGAACTCCGCGACGAGAAGAAGAACTGGCGCGACGTGGCCGATGCCGACCTCACGGTCTACCTCGGGGGAATGACGGTCCCCGGGAAGTACGTCGGCGGGACGCCCGCCGAGCCCGACGAGGTGAAGGAGGTCGCGTGGGTCGCCGAAGGAACCACACTCCTCGGCGGCCCCGTCAGGTTCGGCGTCGGCGAGGAGAACGCGGGCGGGCAGGAGATGGAGCGCAAGGACCTCGACTTCGAGTTCGTGGCGAAGGGCGACGTCGAGGCGGCGGCCCACGACCTCGTCGAGAGTGGCTTGGAGGGGTTCGGCGACCGGATGCGCGACGTCGAGGAGGTCACGCGGTGGGCGCGCGAGGGCGCGTTCGTGGTCGAGAGCCACCCGAACCACCCCGACTACCTGATCTGTGAGATCGAGACCTCGCGCGGCTGTGCCTACCGGTGTTCGTTCTGTACCGAACCGCTCTACGGCAACCCGTCCTTCCGCCCGCCGGAGTCGATCGTCGCCGAGGTCGAAGCGCTCTACGAGGCGGGGGTTCGACACTTCCGGCTCGGCCGGCAGGCCGACCTGCTGGCCTACGGCGGCGACGGCGAGGCTCCGAACCCCGAGGCGCTCCGCGACCTCTACGGCGGTATCCGCGAGGTAGCCCCCGACCTGGACACCCTCCACCTCGACAACATCAACCCGATCACCATCGTGGGCTGGCCAGAAGCCTCACGCGAGGGTCTGGAAATCATCGCCGAGCACAATACTCCAGGAGATACCGCCGCGTTCGGCCTCGAAAGCGCCGACCCCGTGGTGCAGGAGCAGAACGACCTCAACGTCACCGCCGACGAGTGCTTTCGTGCGGTCGAGATCGTCAACGAGTCCGCGGGTTGGCGACCCGACGAGGACCGTCTGCCGAAGCTCCTCCCCGGGATCAACCTCCTGCACGGCCTCGCTGGCGAGCGCGAGGAGACCTACGAACTCAACAAGCAGTTCCTCCACCGCGTCTACGACGCCGGCCTCTCGCTCCGACGGGTCAACATCCGCCAGGTGATGGCCTTCGCGGGCACGAAGATGAACGAGACCGGCACGGCGATCGCCGACGACCACAAGAAACTGTTCAAGCGCTACAAACGGGAAGTCCGCGAGGAGATCGACAACCCGATGCTCCAACGTGTCGCGCCCGTCGGGACGCTACTCCCCGACGTCCACCTCGAATACCACCAGGACGGCACGACCTTCGGCCGACAGCTCGGCACCTACCCGCTGCTCGTGGGGATCCCGGGCGAACAGCCGCTCGGGGAGACGGTTGACATCGCGGTCACGGACCACGGCTACCGGTCGGTATCGGGCGTCCCCGCCCCGCTCGACCTCAACGCCGCCTCGATGAACGAGCTCGCGGCGCTGCCCGGGCTCGGCAAACGACGCGCCGGTACCCTCGTGGTGAACCGGCCCTACGGCTCGCCCGACGAGGCCAGCGACACGCTCGGGGTCGACCTCCCGAGCTTCGCCACCGCACGAACGCCCGAGGGCGCGGACTGA
- the gdhB gene encoding glutamate dehydrogenase GdhB: protein MSEDTSTPSDESSGPETEHSIGETAQQQLTQAAAYVDVSPDIIEQLHHPSKIQEVTIPVRRDDGTVDVFTGYRAQHDSVRGPYKGGLRYSPEVDRDECVGLAMLMTWKCAVMDLPFGGAKGGVRVNPKELSELETERLTRRLTHEFSSFIGPTKDIPAPDIGTDAQVMGWIMDAYSMRNGETTSGVVTGKRPAIGGSYGRSEAPGRSVAIVTREACGQYDRPLDETTVAVQGFGSVGATAARILDDWGATVTAVSDVDGGIRDPTGLDVANIDAEGPLTDAATGGGIETISNETLLELDVDVLIPAAIGNVITDENVDEIEAGLVVEGANGPTTPAADEALEDRDVPVIPDILANAGGVTVSYFEWLQDINRRAWSKERVNEELEDEMLTAWEGVRDEFEARSVSWRDAAYIVALSRIAEAYDERGLWP from the coding sequence ATGAGCGAAGACACATCCACACCGTCGGACGAGTCATCGGGCCCCGAGACGGAACACTCGATCGGTGAAACGGCGCAACAGCAACTCACGCAGGCCGCCGCCTACGTCGACGTCAGTCCGGACATCATCGAGCAGCTACACCACCCCAGTAAGATACAGGAGGTCACCATCCCGGTCAGGCGGGACGACGGGACCGTCGACGTCTTCACCGGCTATCGGGCCCAGCACGACAGCGTTCGCGGGCCCTACAAGGGTGGGCTACGCTACAGTCCGGAGGTCGACAGGGACGAGTGTGTCGGCCTGGCGATGCTGATGACGTGGAAGTGTGCGGTGATGGACCTCCCGTTCGGCGGCGCGAAAGGCGGTGTACGAGTGAATCCGAAGGAGCTGAGCGAGCTCGAAACGGAACGACTCACACGTCGGTTGACCCACGAGTTCAGTTCGTTCATCGGTCCGACGAAGGACATCCCCGCCCCGGATATCGGGACCGACGCCCAGGTCATGGGATGGATAATGGACGCGTACAGTATGCGAAACGGCGAAACGACGTCGGGGGTCGTGACCGGGAAGCGTCCGGCCATCGGCGGCAGTTACGGGCGCTCCGAGGCACCGGGACGGAGCGTCGCGATCGTCACCCGGGAAGCCTGTGGGCAGTACGACCGGCCGCTCGACGAGACGACGGTCGCAGTACAGGGGTTCGGGAGCGTCGGGGCGACCGCAGCACGGATACTGGACGACTGGGGGGCGACGGTCACGGCGGTCAGCGACGTCGACGGAGGGATCCGCGACCCGACGGGGCTCGACGTCGCGAACATCGACGCCGAGGGGCCACTGACGGATGCCGCGACCGGTGGAGGCATCGAGACGATCTCGAACGAGACGCTGCTCGAACTCGACGTCGACGTTCTCATCCCGGCCGCGATAGGGAACGTGATTACGGACGAGAACGTCGACGAGATCGAAGCCGGCCTCGTCGTCGAGGGCGCGAACGGACCGACGACGCCTGCGGCCGACGAGGCCCTCGAAGACCGCGACGTCCCGGTCATTCCCGACATCCTCGCGAACGCCGGCGGCGTGACGGTAAGCTACTTCGAGTGGCTGCAGGATATCAACCGACGGGCCTGGTCGAAAGAGCGAGTGAACGAGGAGCTCGAGGACGAAATGCTGACGGCCTGGGAGGGCGTTCGGGACGAGTTCGAGGCGCGCTCGGTCTCGTGGCGCGATGCCGCGTACATCGTTGCGCTCTCACGGATCGCCGAGGCCTACGACGAGCGTGGGCTCTGGCCGTAG
- a CDS encoding helix-turn-helix transcriptional regulator — MTTREDISFLAGSENRVRILEALRDRPHRQSELVREGDLSRSTVHRTLDGLTTREWVVRDEGTFHLTPGGRLILERYEGLENAVERVGEWGPFLNRLGESAGALSIAALDDATLIAGCPENPHAALTHLADVFTNATDAERFRGISPVVSTVINEAAFELVSAGVPMELVIDDSVFSTSKASFPDALDDAHAFENIELFEYPGALEFGLTILDDRVLVGAYDDRGVLRECLDGTDDALFEWATEVYDERRSAARRIDPLASE, encoded by the coding sequence ATGACCACTCGCGAAGATATTTCGTTTCTTGCGGGGTCTGAAAATCGGGTACGAATACTCGAAGCCCTCCGTGACCGGCCGCATCGCCAGTCCGAACTCGTTCGCGAGGGCGACCTCTCGCGGTCGACGGTCCACCGCACGCTCGATGGGCTCACGACCCGCGAGTGGGTCGTCCGCGACGAGGGGACGTTCCATCTCACGCCGGGCGGACGGCTGATCCTCGAACGCTACGAGGGGCTCGAGAACGCGGTCGAGCGCGTCGGCGAGTGGGGGCCGTTCCTGAACCGGCTGGGCGAGAGCGCCGGGGCGCTCTCGATCGCCGCGCTCGACGACGCCACCCTGATCGCCGGCTGTCCCGAGAACCCCCACGCGGCGCTCACTCACCTCGCCGACGTGTTCACGAACGCGACCGACGCCGAGCGTTTTCGGGGGATCTCGCCGGTCGTGAGCACCGTCATCAACGAGGCGGCGTTCGAGCTCGTGAGCGCCGGCGTCCCGATGGAGCTCGTCATCGACGACTCGGTGTTCTCGACCTCGAAGGCGTCCTTCCCCGACGCGCTCGACGACGCCCACGCGTTCGAGAACATCGAGCTGTTCGAGTATCCCGGCGCGCTGGAGTTCGGGCTCACGATCCTCGACGACCGGGTGTTGGTGGGTGCTTACGACGACCGTGGCGTGCTCCGGGAGTGTCTCGACGGCACCGACGACGCGCTCTTCGAGTGGGCGACCGAGGTCTACGACGAGCGGCGGTCGGCGGCCCGGCGCATCGACCCGCTGGCGTCGGAGTAA
- a CDS encoding cyclodeaminase/cyclohydrolase family protein encodes MTFANQPLDEFLASVAAPTVTPSGGAVAAVGGAFGAALCEMACIHTVEKEGYANVHAEFGDRRDELAEHRARLLELADEDARAVEELQAAFETSDDDGRAELVHEKALRAVDVPVAVAESCLDILEHATAATANGNTNAIADAGTGALLTRSVLRSSVLTARTNLELLEDTATVSEIDDRLDTISNESDEALSRITSNLERTG; translated from the coding sequence ATGACCTTCGCAAACCAACCACTCGATGAGTTCCTCGCGAGCGTCGCAGCACCCACCGTCACACCGAGCGGCGGTGCGGTCGCCGCCGTCGGTGGTGCGTTCGGGGCCGCGCTCTGTGAGATGGCCTGCATCCACACCGTCGAGAAGGAGGGCTACGCCAACGTCCACGCCGAGTTCGGGGACCGTCGCGACGAACTCGCGGAACACCGGGCCCGGCTGCTGGAACTCGCCGACGAGGACGCACGAGCGGTCGAGGAGCTGCAGGCGGCTTTCGAGACGTCGGACGACGACGGTCGCGCCGAGCTGGTTCACGAGAAGGCGCTCCGTGCCGTCGACGTTCCCGTTGCGGTTGCCGAGTCCTGTCTCGATATCCTCGAACACGCGACGGCAGCGACGGCGAACGGCAACACGAACGCCATCGCCGATGCCGGGACTGGGGCATTGCTCACCCGTTCAGTCCTTCGGTCGTCGGTCCTCACGGCACGAACGAACCTGGAACTACTGGAGGACACGGCCACGGTTTCGGAGATCGACGACCGGTTGGACACCATCAGCAACGAAAGCGACGAAGCCCTCTCGCGAATAACGTCGAATCTCGAACGAACGGGGTGA
- a CDS encoding DUF7344 domain-containing protein, with protein MLRNERRTRLLEHLHRERDTVSLRELSEHIAMLETGETPPPRRVRESVYNSCHQSHLPKLHRMGIVDYEPNRKLVRLGDTWTQVSPYMNPSTESAIMWPVYSLLIGSVGMVVIALSSLGVAFFATVPILGWVGLFLVVSIASALYQEYAPKWGETVGS; from the coding sequence GTGCTCCGGAACGAACGACGTACTCGGCTGCTGGAACACCTTCACCGGGAGCGCGACACCGTCTCGCTACGGGAGTTGTCCGAGCACATCGCGATGCTCGAAACCGGGGAAACGCCGCCACCACGTCGGGTGAGGGAGAGCGTCTACAACTCCTGTCACCAGTCACACCTCCCGAAGCTCCACCGGATGGGTATCGTCGATTACGAACCTAACCGCAAACTCGTCAGACTAGGTGATACCTGGACCCAGGTAAGCCCGTACATGAACCCCAGCACCGAAAGCGCCATCATGTGGCCGGTCTACAGTTTGCTGATCGGGTCGGTCGGGATGGTAGTCATCGCACTTTCCAGTCTCGGTGTGGCGTTCTTCGCCACAGTCCCGATACTGGGCTGGGTCGGGCTCTTCCTCGTGGTCAGCATCGCGTCCGCCCTCTATCAGGAATACGCCCCGAAATGGGGGGAGACGGTCGGGTCGTGA
- a CDS encoding transcriptional regulator: MENANATTRERIADYLRGRTAAAGTIANEFDIPTTSALSHVEHIAQSLDGTDEQLLAAPPECRDCGFSGFDDRANRPSRCPECRSESIEEPLFRVE, from the coding sequence ATGGAGAACGCGAACGCGACGACGCGCGAGCGGATCGCCGACTACCTTCGCGGACGGACCGCGGCCGCGGGCACCATCGCCAACGAGTTCGACATCCCGACGACCAGCGCGCTCTCACACGTCGAGCACATCGCCCAGTCGCTCGACGGCACCGACGAACAGCTCCTCGCCGCCCCGCCCGAGTGTCGAGACTGTGGCTTCTCGGGCTTCGACGACCGTGCGAACCGTCCCTCGCGGTGTCCGGAGTGCCGAAGCGAGTCGATCGAGGAACCGCTGTTCAGAGTCGAATAA
- a CDS encoding helix-turn-helix domain-containing protein yields MSTIAEFSIPVAEFALHDTLERRPDMVFEVDRVVAHETTRVVPFVRATYGEFEGLTGILEDDTSVAEVELLADVEGERFYRMVWSDHAQIIGYMVAELGATIQEATASDDEWHLRVFFPERRGLSAANEYARENEFTLDVTRIYGVDELEEARHNLSEGQYEALTAGVERGYYDIPREINAQELADELGISHQALSERFRRATKNLVTNALLVDEEREDEGG; encoded by the coding sequence GTGTCGACGATAGCGGAGTTCAGCATCCCGGTGGCGGAGTTCGCGCTCCACGATACGCTCGAACGCCGTCCGGATATGGTGTTCGAGGTCGACCGTGTGGTGGCCCACGAGACCACCCGGGTGGTGCCGTTCGTGCGGGCGACGTACGGGGAGTTCGAGGGGTTGACCGGGATACTCGAAGACGATACGAGCGTCGCGGAGGTCGAACTGCTCGCCGACGTCGAGGGCGAGCGGTTCTACCGGATGGTGTGGAGCGACCACGCACAGATCATCGGCTACATGGTCGCCGAACTGGGAGCGACCATCCAGGAGGCCACCGCAAGCGACGACGAATGGCATCTCCGCGTGTTCTTCCCCGAGCGACGCGGGCTGTCGGCAGCCAACGAGTACGCCCGCGAAAACGAATTCACCCTGGACGTGACCCGTATCTACGGGGTCGACGAACTCGAAGAGGCTCGACACAACCTCTCCGAGGGCCAGTACGAAGCCCTCACCGCTGGCGTCGAACGAGGCTACTACGACATCCCACGCGAGATCAACGCCCAGGAACTCGCCGACGAACTCGGCATCTCCCACCAGGCCCTCTCCGAGCGGTTCCGACGGGCGACCAAGAACCTCGTCACAAACGCACTCCTCGTCGACGAGGAGCGCGAAGACGAGGGGGGTTGA
- a CDS encoding alkaline phosphatase family protein: MGRGSRGGVCKPLFHTKYDTTRLMSGMTVVLGWDALDHELVREYHLEGSFGPAHTGLETFDNPYLGEPHTYEVWPSIITGRPPEAHGIRVESEAGVDWRNPVLSTISQYASRWVPRDVRTGFGLRLQNRGVELDFKSAGYFHDQGIETVFDGRTARPVAVPNYRVPADDELDILFDRGAQLKEFLRSEKTSDGNKRSTPTASLSRLEERLAAEAAGKLGVVRSAVQREYDLVFVWLGFLDTIGHVAPVAAETDPGWQERAYRMAARWTEDVKRMLQPEDRVFCVSDHGLQDGDHTHNAFLGAPSEELLDGAESVLDVRDVLENATESHRIIAEPPVRAAYSGRSSTHARTPEDVENRLSNLGYL, from the coding sequence GTGGGGAGAGGGAGTAGGGGCGGCGTCTGCAAGCCCCTATTTCATACGAAATACGACACTACTCGTCTCATGAGTGGAATGACAGTTGTACTGGGGTGGGACGCTCTCGATCACGAACTGGTGAGGGAGTATCACCTGGAGGGTTCGTTCGGGCCCGCTCACACCGGTTTGGAGACCTTCGACAATCCGTACCTGGGTGAACCCCACACCTACGAAGTCTGGCCGTCGATAATCACCGGTCGTCCACCGGAAGCACACGGCATTCGAGTGGAGTCCGAGGCGGGGGTCGACTGGAGGAATCCAGTGCTCTCTACGATCAGTCAGTATGCGTCGAGGTGGGTGCCACGCGACGTCCGGACCGGCTTCGGTCTGCGACTCCAGAACCGAGGCGTCGAGCTCGACTTCAAGTCCGCGGGGTACTTCCACGACCAAGGGATCGAGACGGTGTTCGACGGCCGGACGGCGCGTCCCGTCGCCGTCCCGAATTATCGAGTCCCTGCCGACGACGAGCTCGATATCCTCTTCGACCGGGGGGCACAGCTCAAGGAATTCCTTCGGTCTGAGAAGACGAGTGACGGGAACAAACGGTCCACCCCGACCGCGTCCCTCTCACGACTCGAGGAGCGACTCGCCGCCGAAGCCGCGGGGAAGTTGGGCGTCGTTCGTTCCGCCGTCCAACGCGAGTACGACCTCGTGTTCGTTTGGCTGGGCTTCCTCGATACGATCGGCCACGTAGCGCCCGTCGCAGCCGAGACGGATCCTGGCTGGCAGGAGCGTGCCTATCGGATGGCCGCGCGATGGACCGAGGACGTCAAACGAATGCTACAGCCCGAAGACCGGGTGTTCTGCGTCTCCGACCACGGGCTTCAGGACGGCGACCATACACACAATGCGTTCCTCGGTGCCCCCAGCGAAGAACTCCTCGATGGTGCCGAATCGGTGCTCGATGTTCGTGACGTGCTCGAGAACGCGACGGAGTCGCACCGTATCATCGCTGAACCGCCGGTCAGAGCAGCCTACTCGGGGAGATCGAGTACGCACGCTCGGACGCCTGAAGACGTAGAGAACCGGCTCTCGAACCTGGGCTACCTGTGA
- a CDS encoding flippase-like domain-containing protein gives MNQEVAVSVVLPAYNEAATLAGTVETTLSTLDAFLPAGSFEVLVAEDGCDDDTPEIATRLAGDDDRVRHIHSDERLGRGGALVRAFEAADGETLAYLDTDLATDMTHLETLIESVRTGEYDVATGSRLLGASDADRPANRDVPSKVFNRLVRLFLRSSVHDHQCGFKAFSREVFEDVVPTIDDDHWFWDTELLVRAQRAGYRVNEFPVAWTPKGDTKVDFVRDVLGMGGGILRTWWQVIVAPRITRRVTLAAGTLLTVLAVVLMTQYLEVSSVLDAIEGADLALVAVSALVYALSWPVRGVRYRDILAELGFEEGVGFLTGAVFVSQTGNLVFPARAGDAVRAYVVKTRRRVPYPAGFASLAVERVFDLLTITLLAGVVFLGLAATGATSLTGLASTVAGGHQSGQLAVTVAGGIGVIAIAAVGLIVASASSDSNLVRRGVRSISTDAYADTVAGVIERFVGDVQAVASDRRAFVRVGASSLLIWTLDVVTALVVFAAFDVSAAPATLLAVGFFAVSVGNLAKVLPLSPGGIGLYEGAFALLVTGLSPVGFSVALAVAIVDHAVKNVVTVIGGLVSMAVLNVSLTTAVEEGQEVEATPTE, from the coding sequence ATGAATCAGGAGGTCGCCGTGAGCGTCGTCCTTCCCGCCTACAACGAGGCGGCCACGCTCGCGGGGACCGTCGAGACCACCCTCTCGACCCTCGATGCGTTTCTCCCCGCTGGCTCCTTCGAGGTCCTGGTCGCCGAGGACGGCTGCGACGACGATACTCCCGAGATCGCCACCCGCCTCGCAGGCGATGACGACCGGGTCCGTCACATCCACAGCGACGAGCGGCTCGGCCGTGGCGGGGCGCTCGTTCGGGCCTTCGAGGCCGCCGACGGGGAGACGCTCGCGTATCTCGACACCGACCTCGCGACGGACATGACCCACCTCGAAACGCTAATCGAGAGCGTGCGTACGGGCGAGTACGACGTCGCCACCGGGTCGCGACTTCTCGGGGCGAGCGACGCCGACCGCCCCGCAAATCGCGACGTCCCGAGCAAGGTCTTCAACCGGCTCGTCAGGCTGTTCCTGCGCTCGTCGGTTCACGACCACCAGTGCGGGTTCAAGGCCTTCTCCCGCGAGGTGTTCGAGGACGTCGTCCCGACGATCGACGACGACCACTGGTTCTGGGACACCGAACTCCTCGTTCGCGCCCAGCGGGCGGGCTACCGGGTCAACGAGTTCCCGGTCGCCTGGACGCCGAAGGGCGACACGAAGGTCGACTTCGTTCGGGACGTGCTCGGGATGGGGGGCGGCATCCTCCGAACGTGGTGGCAGGTCATCGTCGCGCCGCGGATCACCCGGCGGGTCACGCTCGCCGCCGGCACGCTCCTCACGGTCCTCGCGGTCGTCCTGATGACCCAGTACCTCGAGGTGTCGAGCGTGCTCGACGCCATCGAGGGTGCCGACCTCGCTCTGGTGGCCGTCTCGGCGCTGGTCTACGCCCTCTCGTGGCCGGTCCGGGGCGTGCGCTACCGCGACATCCTCGCCGAACTCGGCTTCGAGGAGGGCGTGGGCTTCCTCACGGGTGCGGTGTTCGTCTCCCAGACGGGGAACCTCGTCTTTCCGGCGCGGGCGGGCGACGCGGTCCGGGCCTACGTCGTGAAAACCCGACGACGGGTGCCCTACCCGGCGGGATTCGCCTCGCTCGCGGTCGAGCGCGTCTTCGACCTCCTCACCATCACCCTGCTCGCGGGCGTGGTCTTCCTCGGCCTCGCCGCGACCGGCGCGACCAGCCTCACCGGTCTCGCCTCGACCGTCGCGGGCGGCCATCAGAGCGGCCAGCTCGCCGTGACGGTCGCGGGCGGGATCGGCGTCATCGCCATCGCCGCCGTGGGACTCATCGTCGCCAGCGCGAGTTCGGACTCGAACCTCGTCCGCCGTGGCGTACGGTCTATCAGTACCGACGCCTACGCCGACACGGTCGCCGGCGTCATCGAGCGCTTCGTCGGCGACGTCCAGGCCGTCGCCAGCGACCGCCGCGCGTTCGTCCGCGTCGGCGCGTCGAGCCTCCTCATCTGGACGCTCGACGTCGTGACCGCGCTCGTCGTCTTCGCCGCCTTCGACGTCTCGGCGGCCCCGGCGACCCTCCTCGCGGTCGGCTTCTTCGCGGTGAGCGTCGGCAACCTCGCGAAGGTCCTCCCGCTCTCGCCCGGCGGCATCGGTCTCTACGAGGGCGCGTTCGCGCTCCTCGTGACTGGCCTCTCGCCGGTCGGGTTCTCGGTCGCGCTCGCGGTCGCCATCGTCGACCACGCCGTGAAGAACGTCGTCACCGTCATCGGGGGCCTCGTCTCGATGGCGGTGCTCAACGTCTCGCTCACGACCGCTGTCGAGGAGGGCCAGGAAGTCGAGGCGACCCCGACGGAATAA
- a CDS encoding aldo/keto reductase, with translation MEYTTLGSTGMEVSKICLGCMSFGSGHDWMLDEDEGRELVERAIDHGINFFDTANTYSAGESEQILGNVLSEYDRDQQVVATKVRFSGATDHRNAAGLSRKTIEQELEHSLDRLGMDTVDLYQIHRWDYSTPIETTLHALDDAVHRGKVRHLGASSMWAHQFEHALDVADDHGLARFETMQDLYHLAYREEEREMLPVCRRENVGVMPWSPLGAGYLTRPHAAFATTTRSEHELDEGVPYHEGPGSEAINDRVKELADEYDATMAQIALAWQFQNENVDAPIVGTSSIEHLDAAVAALDIGLSDSDVEYLEEPYHPVAIYGHD, from the coding sequence GTGGAATACACGACACTCGGCTCCACGGGGATGGAGGTCTCGAAGATCTGCCTCGGTTGCATGAGCTTCGGGAGCGGTCACGACTGGATGCTCGACGAGGACGAGGGACGCGAACTCGTCGAACGCGCCATCGACCACGGCATCAACTTCTTCGATACGGCGAACACCTACTCCGCGGGCGAGAGCGAGCAGATCCTCGGGAACGTGCTCTCCGAGTACGACCGCGACCAGCAGGTCGTCGCCACCAAGGTCCGGTTCAGCGGAGCGACCGACCACCGAAACGCCGCCGGGCTCTCCCGAAAGACCATCGAACAGGAGCTGGAACACTCCTTAGACCGACTGGGGATGGACACGGTCGACCTCTATCAGATCCATCGGTGGGATTACTCGACGCCGATCGAGACGACGCTTCACGCCCTCGACGACGCGGTCCATCGTGGCAAGGTCCGTCATCTCGGCGCGTCCTCGATGTGGGCCCACCAGTTCGAACACGCACTGGACGTCGCGGACGACCATGGCCTCGCACGGTTCGAGACGATGCAGGACCTCTATCACCTGGCCTACCGCGAGGAGGAACGCGAGATGCTTCCCGTCTGTCGGCGCGAGAACGTCGGGGTCATGCCGTGGAGCCCACTCGGTGCGGGCTATCTCACGCGCCCGCACGCGGCGTTCGCGACGACAACCCGGAGCGAACACGAACTCGACGAGGGGGTGCCGTATCACGAGGGACCGGGAAGCGAGGCGATCAACGACCGTGTGAAGGAGTTGGCCGACGAGTACGACGCGACGATGGCACAGATCGCCCTCGCGTGGCAGTTCCAGAACGAGAACGTCGATGCGCCGATCGTCGGCACGTCGAGCATCGAACACCTCGACGCCGCGGTGGCCGCCCTCGACATCGGTCTCTCGGATTCGGACGTCGAGTACCTCGAAGAGCCGTATCATCCAGTGGCGATCTACGGGCACGACTGA